A stretch of Geomonas oryzisoli DNA encodes these proteins:
- a CDS encoding MgtC/SapB family protein — translation MGPEFDIHLLCRLLLASFLGGLIGLEREIHGRPAGFRTHLLVSLGSCLFSITSIEIYRIFGNFTGGPVGVDPGRIAAQVVTGIGFLGAGAIIRERASIRGLTTAACLWVAAALGIACGIGLFWLAVSVTLVALANLLLLKEVEKRLTRDTYVLVKVWGEDRADFVTRVYQTLSGAGIEKVDAKLQKDIEHGVIFIEFQVKQPKKSRSADLMARLSTIEGVKRIGID, via the coding sequence TTGGGCCCCGAGTTCGACATCCATCTGCTGTGCCGGTTGCTGCTCGCCTCGTTCCTGGGGGGATTGATTGGCCTGGAGCGTGAGATCCACGGTCGCCCCGCCGGCTTCCGAACCCACCTCTTGGTCTCTCTCGGTTCGTGCCTCTTCTCCATCACCTCGATCGAGATCTACCGCATCTTCGGTAACTTCACCGGCGGGCCGGTCGGAGTCGATCCCGGCCGCATCGCCGCCCAGGTGGTCACCGGCATCGGTTTTCTCGGCGCCGGCGCCATCATCAGGGAGCGCGCCTCGATCCGCGGGCTCACCACCGCCGCCTGCCTCTGGGTTGCCGCAGCCTTGGGCATCGCCTGCGGCATCGGCCTGTTCTGGCTCGCGGTTTCCGTGACGCTCGTGGCCCTGGCCAACCTCCTGCTGCTCAAGGAGGTGGAGAAGAGGCTCACTCGCGACACCTACGTGCTGGTCAAGGTGTGGGGCGAGGATCGTGCCGACTTCGTCACCCGCGTCTACCAGACCCTCAGCGGCGCCGGCATCGAAAAGGTGGACGCCAAGTTGCAGAAGGACATCGAGCACGGTGTGATATTCATCGAGTTCCAGGTCAAGCAGCCCAAGAAATCCCGCTCGGCAGACCTCATGGCCCGCCTGAGCACAATTGAGGGCGTCAAGAGGATCGGTATCGACTGA
- a CDS encoding GTP-binding protein, with protein MALVNQAKREINAKIVFFGPGQAGKGTSLRHVFNKLKPEFRGALKVMSVQGARMLFFDFTPPGDGNVDGFRVRFHLYTVSGPLVDPAAWKMVLKGADGVVFVADSAPQRLDDNKTALDQLVEYLKGYGQSLTTIPSILQYNKSDLADPASLGQLEQQLNPSGLVSFKTSSQTGEGVLQGLMALVKSILTGLRAKGAEAIGNGEGLQHMVESPAPVAAPAPPVRETPSVAPVSVQPPPAPAAPVVPATPPEADLSLEIAGDPVATGDVVRVPLTIRSGSREKTVVLTLSLGLSEE; from the coding sequence ATGGCTCTGGTCAACCAGGCAAAACGTGAAATAAACGCGAAGATTGTTTTTTTCGGACCCGGACAGGCGGGGAAGGGGACCAGTCTCAGGCACGTCTTCAACAAGCTGAAGCCGGAATTCCGTGGTGCATTGAAGGTGATGAGCGTGCAGGGCGCGCGCATGCTGTTTTTCGATTTCACCCCGCCGGGTGACGGCAACGTCGATGGTTTCCGGGTCCGTTTTCACCTCTACACCGTCTCGGGTCCGCTGGTCGATCCGGCCGCCTGGAAGATGGTGCTGAAGGGAGCCGACGGCGTCGTCTTCGTGGCGGACTCGGCACCCCAGCGGTTGGACGACAACAAGACCGCGCTGGACCAGCTCGTTGAGTACCTGAAAGGGTACGGCCAGAGCCTGACCACCATCCCGTCCATCCTGCAGTACAACAAGAGCGACCTCGCCGACCCGGCATCCCTGGGACAATTGGAGCAGCAGCTCAATCCGTCCGGTCTCGTCAGCTTCAAGACCAGCAGCCAGACCGGCGAAGGGGTCCTGCAAGGGCTCATGGCGCTGGTGAAAAGCATTCTGACCGGATTGCGTGCCAAGGGGGCCGAAGCCATAGGCAACGGCGAAGGGCTGCAGCACATGGTGGAGAGCCCTGCACCGGTGGCGGCTCCGGCACCGCCTGTACGTGAGACACCTTCTGTCGCGCCCGTATCCGTGCAGCCGCCGCCGGCACCGGCGGCGCCTGTGGTGCCGGCGACACCACCTGAAGCAGACCTCTCGCTCGAGATAGCCGGGGACCCAGTGGCTACAGGCGACGTGGTCCGCGTGCCGCTGACCATCCGCAGCGGCTCTCGCGAGAAGACAGTGGTGCTGACCCTGTCGCTCGGGCTCTCCGAGGAGTAG
- a CDS encoding type III pantothenate kinase, with protein sequence MLLVIDVGNSNIVLGIYDEERLVQDWRVSTDKSKTIDEYGILFHDLFRLSGIVFADVKDIIVSSVVPTLTGVLEKLARQYFKITPYVVGPGIKTGMPIHYDNPKEVGADRIVNAIAGFEKYRSPLIIVDFGTATTFDYVNKKGEYCGGAIAPGLAISMEALFQKASKLPRVDIARPPAIIAKNTVNSMQAGIFFGYVGLVDGIVQRMKAEGKENVKVIATGGLASLIAPESSTIEAVDEFLTLEGLRIIYKRNKP encoded by the coding sequence TTGCTTTTAGTGATCGACGTCGGGAACAGCAACATCGTTCTCGGGATTTACGATGAGGAACGATTGGTTCAAGACTGGCGGGTTTCCACCGACAAGTCCAAGACCATCGACGAGTACGGCATCCTGTTCCACGACCTTTTCCGCCTGTCGGGCATCGTCTTTGCCGATGTAAAGGACATCATCGTGTCCTCGGTGGTGCCGACCCTGACCGGGGTGCTGGAGAAACTGGCCCGCCAGTACTTCAAGATCACCCCCTACGTTGTCGGCCCAGGCATCAAGACCGGCATGCCGATCCACTACGACAACCCGAAAGAGGTGGGGGCGGACCGGATCGTGAACGCCATCGCCGGGTTCGAGAAGTACCGTTCGCCGCTCATCATCGTGGACTTCGGCACCGCCACCACCTTCGACTACGTCAACAAGAAGGGTGAGTACTGCGGCGGCGCCATCGCCCCCGGGCTTGCCATCTCCATGGAAGCCCTGTTCCAGAAGGCGAGCAAGCTGCCGCGGGTGGACATCGCACGGCCGCCCGCCATCATCGCCAAGAACACGGTGAATTCCATGCAGGCCGGCATCTTCTTCGGCTACGTGGGGCTCGTGGACGGCATCGTGCAGCGCATGAAGGCCGAGGGGAAGGAAAACGTAAAGGTCATCGCCACCGGCGGGCTCGCCTCCCTGATCGCCCCCGAATCGAGCACCATCGAGGCGGTGGACGAGTTCCTCACCCTGGAGGGGCTGCGCATCATCTACAAGAGGAACAAGCCGTAA
- a CDS encoding PHP domain-containing protein, giving the protein MRELVDLHMHSTFSDGVRTPAELVAMAKGLGLKAIAIADHDTVDGIDEALAAGAAAGVEVLPALEFSVAYGSFRDVHLLGYLLDHRDPQLQSILKEFRDRREARGEAIVGRINEKLATEGRAPISSAEAAALAGGALGRPHIAQVLMGKGYVRDMQDAFVRYLLPCDVPKRYFPMEEALATVQRLGGVAVLAHPTTITNERDTLNRIIDELCAMGLAGVEAFNNVCNEQESAFLLSCAEKKGLIWTGGSDYHGIEEGINMGTGKGGMAVPYSCVEALKRAQNRAA; this is encoded by the coding sequence ATGAGAGAACTGGTAGACCTGCATATGCACTCGACGTTTTCCGACGGGGTGCGCACCCCTGCCGAACTGGTGGCAATGGCAAAGGGGCTGGGACTGAAGGCGATCGCGATCGCCGACCACGACACCGTGGACGGCATCGACGAGGCGCTTGCGGCAGGCGCAGCCGCCGGTGTGGAGGTGCTCCCCGCGCTGGAATTCTCGGTGGCGTACGGCTCGTTCCGCGACGTCCACCTGCTCGGATACCTGCTTGATCACCGCGACCCGCAGTTGCAGTCGATTCTCAAGGAATTCCGGGACAGAAGGGAGGCCCGCGGCGAGGCCATCGTGGGGCGGATCAACGAAAAACTGGCCACCGAAGGAAGAGCACCCATCTCGAGCGCCGAAGCCGCCGCCCTGGCGGGCGGAGCCCTTGGACGCCCGCACATCGCCCAGGTGCTGATGGGAAAAGGGTATGTCCGCGACATGCAGGACGCCTTTGTGCGTTACCTGCTGCCGTGCGACGTGCCGAAACGCTACTTCCCGATGGAAGAGGCCCTGGCGACGGTCCAGAGACTCGGAGGGGTGGCGGTTCTGGCCCATCCCACCACCATCACCAACGAACGTGACACGCTGAACCGGATTATCGATGAGCTGTGCGCGATGGGACTTGCGGGCGTCGAGGCGTTCAACAACGTCTGCAACGAACAGGAGAGCGCCTTCCTCCTCTCATGCGCCGAGAAGAAAGGGCTCATCTGGACCGGAGGTTCCGATTACCACGGCATCGAGGAAGGTATCAACATGGGCACCGGCAAGGGAGGCATGGCCGTCCCCTACAGCTGCGTCGAGGCGCTGAAGCGGGCGCAAAATCGAGCGGCGTAG
- a CDS encoding cytidylate kinase family protein: MAIITISREMGTGAYAIAKELAKKLKYTLVDRVKIEELAPAYGLTPEILERVDEKPPSYRTAEDRLQAAHLATMELILLDCAKKGNVILYGRGAQDLIKVLTNVLRVRFIAPFEDRVEKFAEREWIDPDLARELIRRSDHQLGGFIHFYFDRDWNDPLAYDLLFNTKASTPHAMIEAIIAASKDTRLKEGEEESMALLEDLIVAKRVEAELLKSSLARALKFCITCEDGVVTLAGHVQSEDEIEEAITLAKSVEGVTDVESDLDVLSYKPVKD, from the coding sequence ATGGCAATCATCACAATTTCCAGGGAGATGGGTACCGGCGCCTACGCCATTGCCAAGGAACTGGCAAAAAAGCTCAAGTACACCCTCGTTGACCGGGTAAAGATCGAGGAACTGGCCCCTGCATACGGCCTGACCCCCGAGATCCTGGAAAGGGTGGACGAGAAGCCGCCGTCCTACCGGACCGCCGAAGACCGCCTCCAAGCCGCGCATCTTGCCACCATGGAGCTCATCCTGCTGGACTGCGCCAAGAAGGGTAACGTGATCCTCTACGGAAGGGGTGCGCAGGATCTCATCAAGGTATTGACCAACGTACTGCGGGTCCGTTTCATAGCCCCCTTCGAAGACAGGGTGGAAAAATTCGCCGAGAGGGAGTGGATCGATCCGGATCTGGCCCGCGAGCTGATCAGGCGGAGCGATCACCAGTTGGGCGGCTTCATCCATTTCTACTTCGACCGTGATTGGAACGACCCGCTGGCCTACGACCTTTTGTTCAACACCAAGGCTTCCACCCCGCACGCAATGATCGAAGCCATCATCGCCGCGTCCAAGGACACCCGCCTCAAGGAAGGGGAAGAGGAGTCCATGGCGCTGCTCGAAGACCTGATCGTGGCCAAGAGGGTCGAGGCTGAGCTGCTCAAGTCGTCGCTGGCGCGCGCGCTCAAGTTCTGCATCACCTGTGAGGACGGTGTGGTAACCCTGGCCGGTCACGTGCAGAGTGAGGATGAGATCGAGGAGGCCATCACATTGGCCAAGTCGGTCGAGGGCGTGACCGACGTGGAGAGCGACCTGGACGTGCTGAGCTATAAGCCGGTGAAGGATTAA
- a CDS encoding biotin--[acetyl-CoA-carboxylase] ligase, with translation MKDSGVDGRIIELFRSGDGVVSGAALSRLLGVSRTAVWKHVKGLRASGYLIEAVPSKGYRLLSSPKVLTQLDLSAGLATSRIGTSIICLKETESTNQVAFKLAEDGAAEGTVVIADAQTAGKGRLGRIWLSPPGVNLYCSVVLRPAIAPMAACQLTFLSVVAVARAIESCTTLKPQIKWPNDILINGKKVAGLLNEMNAETEKVNFVVLGIGVNLNLDMSSISESLLRHPATSLLQEGGVEVDRLAFTRALLVELDRLYDVFLREGEAPVRAEWLERSAIKGRSVKVSQGEREFIGMVQGVDSFGALLVQLGDGKVETVLSGDVALV, from the coding sequence TTGAAAGACTCCGGGGTCGACGGCAGAATAATCGAGCTGTTCCGCTCCGGCGACGGGGTGGTTTCCGGCGCTGCGCTGAGCCGCCTTTTGGGGGTGTCGCGAACCGCAGTCTGGAAGCACGTCAAGGGACTTCGCGCCAGCGGGTACCTTATCGAAGCCGTCCCCTCCAAGGGTTACCGGTTGCTCTCTTCACCCAAAGTTCTCACCCAGTTGGACCTCTCTGCCGGCCTTGCCACCAGCAGGATCGGCACCAGCATCATCTGTCTCAAGGAAACCGAGTCCACAAACCAGGTCGCCTTCAAGCTGGCCGAGGATGGTGCCGCGGAAGGGACCGTGGTCATCGCCGATGCCCAGACCGCCGGCAAAGGACGGCTGGGGCGCATCTGGCTGTCGCCTCCCGGCGTCAACCTGTACTGCTCGGTGGTGCTGCGACCCGCCATCGCGCCGATGGCCGCCTGTCAGCTCACCTTTCTCTCCGTGGTTGCCGTGGCTCGCGCCATCGAAAGCTGCACGACACTCAAGCCGCAGATCAAATGGCCCAACGACATCCTGATCAACGGCAAAAAGGTCGCGGGGCTTCTCAACGAGATGAATGCCGAGACCGAGAAGGTGAATTTCGTGGTGCTCGGCATCGGGGTGAACCTGAACCTGGACATGTCCTCGATATCGGAGTCGCTCTTGCGCCACCCGGCCACCTCGCTGTTGCAGGAGGGGGGCGTCGAGGTGGATCGGCTCGCCTTCACCCGGGCGCTGCTGGTCGAGCTCGACCGGCTCTACGACGTGTTCCTGCGTGAGGGCGAGGCGCCGGTGCGGGCCGAGTGGCTGGAGCGTTCCGCCATCAAGGGGCGCAGCGTCAAGGTGAGCCAGGGGGAGCGCGAGTTTATCGGCATGGTGCAAGGGGTCGACTCCTTCGGTGCCCTTTTGGTGCAACTGGGCGATGGCAAGGTCGAAACCGTCCTGTCCGGCGACGTCGCCCTGGTTTGA
- a CDS encoding endonuclease III domain-containing protein, protein MGDDQIHQAIAILTEAVKAWVSPAVTIVATQGRDPFKVLVSCILSLRTRDLTTAEASARLFALADTPEKMVGLDVPQIEAAIYPVGFYRVKAEQILEISRSLCDLYRGTVPDDLETLLKFKGVGRKTANLVLTLGFGKPGICVDIHVHRICNRWGYVHTRTPEQTEFALREKLPVEYWIIINDLLVTFGQNLCTPLSPHCSTCPLYQFCDRVGVVKSR, encoded by the coding sequence ATGGGGGACGACCAGATCCACCAGGCCATAGCGATCCTCACTGAGGCGGTCAAGGCCTGGGTGAGTCCCGCGGTCACCATAGTCGCCACCCAGGGGCGCGATCCGTTCAAGGTGCTGGTCTCCTGCATCCTCTCGCTGCGGACCCGCGATCTGACTACGGCCGAGGCTTCGGCACGCCTCTTCGCACTGGCGGATACCCCGGAAAAGATGGTCGGCCTGGATGTGCCGCAGATCGAGGCGGCGATTTACCCGGTCGGTTTTTACCGCGTCAAGGCGGAACAGATACTCGAGATCTCGCGGTCCCTGTGTGATCTGTACCGCGGGACGGTTCCGGACGACCTGGAGACGCTGTTGAAGTTCAAAGGGGTGGGGCGCAAGACCGCCAACCTGGTGCTCACCCTAGGTTTCGGCAAGCCCGGCATCTGCGTCGACATTCATGTGCACCGCATCTGCAACCGCTGGGGCTACGTGCACACCCGTACCCCCGAGCAGACTGAATTTGCCTTGAGAGAGAAGCTGCCGGTCGAGTACTGGATCATAATCAACGATCTTCTGGTAACTTTCGGGCAGAACCTGTGCACACCGCTTTCGCCGCATTGCTCAACCTGCCCGCTATACCAGTTCTGCGACAGGGTGGGTGTCGTTAAATCAAGATAA
- the nadC gene encoding carboxylating nicotinate-nucleotide diphosphorylase gives MNQIDNIIDNALAEDIHTGDITTLSVVAKPRRMRARLVAKEEMVLSGIDVARRVFARLDADIVFTAHFEDGARLAKGDIIAVMEGNAATLLQGERVSLNLLQRMSGIATQTAAYVKELEGTGARVVDTRKTTPGLRVLEKYSVRVGGGTNHRTGLYDGVLIKENHIAAAGGIAEAVRAARAYIPHTLKIEVETETLDEVKQALEAGADIIMLDNMSLEQMTEAVQIINKRALVEASGGVNLKTIRSIALTGVDIISVGALTHSVRATDISMLMEGV, from the coding sequence ATGAACCAAATCGATAACATAATAGACAACGCTCTTGCAGAGGATATCCACACCGGCGACATCACCACACTCTCCGTAGTCGCCAAGCCGCGCCGCATGCGCGCCAGGCTGGTTGCCAAAGAGGAGATGGTCCTCTCCGGCATCGACGTGGCCCGTCGCGTCTTCGCAAGGCTTGACGCCGACATCGTTTTTACCGCTCATTTCGAGGACGGCGCCCGGCTTGCCAAGGGCGACATCATCGCCGTCATGGAGGGGAACGCTGCCACCCTTTTGCAGGGGGAGCGGGTTTCTCTGAACCTGTTGCAGAGGATGAGCGGCATCGCCACCCAGACCGCCGCATACGTGAAAGAGCTGGAGGGGACCGGTGCGCGCGTGGTCGATACCAGGAAAACCACCCCCGGCCTGCGTGTGCTGGAGAAGTACTCGGTACGGGTAGGGGGAGGCACCAACCACCGTACCGGCCTCTACGACGGGGTCCTCATCAAGGAAAACCATATCGCAGCCGCCGGCGGCATCGCCGAGGCGGTGCGTGCCGCACGCGCCTACATCCCGCACACCCTGAAGATCGAGGTGGAGACCGAGACCCTGGACGAGGTGAAGCAGGCGCTAGAAGCCGGCGCCGACATCATCATGCTGGACAACATGTCTCTTGAGCAGATGACCGAGGCGGTACAGATTATAAATAAGAGGGCGCTGGTCGAAGCGTCCGGGGGGGTGAACCTGAAGACGATCAGGTCCATAGCCCTGACCGGTGTGGATATCATATCGGTCGGTGCGCTCACCCACTCGGTACGCGCGACCGACATCTCAATGCTGATGGAGGGCGTTTGA
- a CDS encoding SPOR domain-containing protein codes for MEQKKASQQRLLLLLLLLIALFAYLYFFTGLIKPREEAPAPPPPAPAPAVVKKPLPPRPQDAASSAQAPGSAKAAAGKPATEVAAGKPAGGKPAEAKPAAGKPAEGKPGEAKPAPGAKPGSPAAPAAKPGAPAQPGKPAAAAPAAAGKEAKPGAAAKEAKPAPGKEAKPAAKEAKPVAAGKEAKPAAAKEAKPAVKEAKEATPAKPVKSAAKAKAKAGAFALELDSDVAESEVSSVTAKLKKAGIAPVVTTKTHKGEPMHRLFLADFASRDEAAEELARLKGVAPNAFMLKEGGRYAVYAGSFMREGKAAVEQDRLYDKGVRLVLKKANIPVTVVRVRGGSYADPTSAEKAAAHLKKTGLSAKVVKAGK; via the coding sequence ATGGAACAGAAGAAGGCCTCGCAACAGCGGCTGCTTCTGCTTCTACTGCTGCTCATCGCCCTTTTTGCCTACCTTTACTTCTTTACCGGCCTGATCAAGCCGCGCGAGGAGGCCCCCGCGCCTCCGCCGCCCGCGCCCGCTCCTGCCGTCGTGAAAAAGCCGTTGCCGCCGCGCCCGCAGGACGCAGCCTCCTCCGCACAAGCTCCTGGCTCCGCCAAAGCTGCGGCCGGCAAGCCGGCTACCGAGGTTGCGGCTGGTAAACCGGCTGGGGGTAAGCCTGCCGAGGCGAAACCTGCTGCGGGGAAACCTGCCGAGGGCAAGCCCGGCGAGGCGAAACCTGCTCCTGGCGCCAAGCCGGGCTCACCTGCCGCACCCGCAGCCAAACCTGGGGCACCCGCACAGCCTGGCAAGCCTGCAGCTGCGGCTCCAGCCGCCGCAGGCAAGGAGGCCAAGCCTGGCGCAGCGGCGAAAGAAGCCAAGCCCGCCCCCGGCAAGGAGGCCAAACCTGCCGCCAAGGAAGCCAAACCCGTTGCAGCCGGCAAGGAAGCGAAGCCTGCGGCCGCTAAGGAAGCGAAGCCGGCCGTCAAGGAGGCCAAAGAGGCGACGCCCGCTAAGCCGGTCAAGAGCGCTGCCAAGGCCAAGGCCAAAGCGGGCGCCTTTGCCCTGGAGCTCGACAGCGACGTCGCCGAAAGCGAGGTCTCCTCGGTGACGGCGAAGCTGAAGAAAGCCGGGATTGCCCCGGTCGTGACTACTAAGACCCACAAGGGCGAGCCGATGCACCGCCTGTTCCTGGCGGACTTCGCGAGCCGCGACGAGGCGGCAGAAGAGCTGGCTCGACTCAAAGGTGTCGCTCCCAATGCGTTCATGCTCAAGGAAGGGGGGCGCTACGCAGTCTACGCCGGCTCCTTCATGAGGGAAGGGAAGGCCGCCGTTGAACAGGACCGTCTCTACGACAAGGGGGTCCGACTGGTGCTCAAGAAAGCCAACATTCCGGTTACGGTTGTGAGGGTCCGTGGCGGGAGCTACGCCGATCCGACCAGTGCCGAGAAGGCGGCGGCGCACCTCAAGAAGACCGGCCTCTCCGCAAAGGTCGTCAAGGCAGGGAAATAA
- the fusA gene encoding elongation factor G produces MGRYETAKLRNLGIVAHGGAGKTSLAEAILFDTGMIDRLGRVDDGSSTMDFEPEEIKRRISITSSLDHCEWNGHSIHIVDTPGYGNFIADTRACMRTLDCAVVILSAISGVKVQTEEVWQWANEFEIPRIAFVNKMDRERASFLRAIDDMEKALGARGVAVQMPLGAEENLAGVIDLVRMKAYRYQKDFSGKFSEGDIPAEYLDEAKRLREMMVETVAEAYDALTEKFLDTGELSEEEILDGLRVGTMRSTFTPVFCGSAAMNIGVAQLLDAICAYLPSPLDRTAAVGMDPKTEQVVERAPAESEPFSALVFKTTSDPYTGKITIFRVYSGVLNSDSLVYNSTKGVQERIGQIFELEGKKQHPIKQAVAGDIVAVAKLKETVTGDTLCDEGKPVVYEPAQPLQPVISYAIEPKTKNDEDKIHSALQRMIEEDPTIESHRDPQTREFIISGMGQVHLEVVVEKLKRKFGVDVILKTPKVPYLETIRGSAKVQGKYKKQSGGRGQYGDCWIELSPLPRGEGYRFEDKIVGGVIPRQYIPAVDKGIQEAAKEGFLAGNPVVDFKVALYDGSFHTVDSSEMAFKVAGSMAFKKAMEQCKPVLLEPIVNMKITVPDENMGDVIGDLNSRRGKVVGVEPKANSQIIRSVVPMSEVLTYSNDLRSMTSDRGMFTSEFSHYEEVPSHLAQKIIAEAQDQKGNNHKSA; encoded by the coding sequence ATGGGAAGGTATGAAACGGCAAAACTGCGTAACCTCGGTATTGTAGCTCACGGAGGTGCCGGCAAGACCTCGCTGGCCGAAGCGATCCTGTTCGATACGGGCATGATCGACCGGCTGGGGAGGGTGGATGACGGCAGCTCCACTATGGATTTTGAGCCCGAAGAGATCAAGCGCCGCATCTCGATCACTTCCTCCCTGGACCACTGCGAGTGGAACGGGCACTCCATCCACATAGTCGACACCCCGGGATACGGCAACTTCATCGCCGACACCCGCGCCTGCATGAGGACGCTCGACTGCGCCGTCGTCATCCTCTCGGCCATCTCCGGCGTCAAGGTTCAGACCGAGGAGGTCTGGCAGTGGGCCAACGAGTTCGAGATCCCGCGCATCGCCTTCGTCAACAAGATGGACCGCGAGCGGGCCAGCTTCCTGCGCGCCATCGACGACATGGAAAAGGCGCTGGGGGCGAGAGGGGTCGCGGTGCAGATGCCCCTGGGCGCGGAGGAGAACCTCGCGGGGGTCATCGACCTGGTGCGGATGAAGGCGTACCGCTATCAGAAGGACTTCTCCGGCAAGTTCTCCGAGGGCGATATCCCGGCCGAGTACCTCGATGAGGCCAAGCGGCTCAGAGAGATGATGGTAGAGACGGTGGCCGAGGCCTACGACGCCCTTACCGAAAAGTTCCTCGACACGGGCGAGCTTTCCGAAGAGGAGATCCTGGACGGACTCAGGGTCGGCACCATGCGCAGCACCTTCACCCCGGTCTTCTGCGGTTCCGCGGCCATGAACATCGGCGTGGCGCAGCTCCTGGACGCGATCTGCGCTTACCTGCCGTCTCCGCTGGACCGCACTGCGGCGGTGGGGATGGACCCCAAGACCGAACAGGTCGTCGAGCGTGCCCCCGCTGAGAGCGAGCCGTTCTCGGCGCTGGTCTTCAAGACCACCTCCGACCCCTACACCGGCAAGATCACCATCTTTCGCGTGTATTCTGGCGTCCTGAACTCGGACTCGCTGGTGTACAACTCGACCAAGGGGGTCCAGGAGCGCATCGGCCAGATCTTCGAGCTGGAAGGTAAGAAGCAGCATCCGATCAAGCAGGCGGTTGCCGGTGACATCGTGGCCGTTGCGAAGCTCAAGGAGACCGTTACCGGCGATACTCTTTGCGACGAGGGCAAACCGGTCGTGTACGAGCCGGCCCAGCCGCTGCAGCCGGTAATCTCTTACGCCATCGAGCCCAAGACCAAGAACGACGAGGACAAGATCCATAGCGCGCTGCAGCGCATGATCGAGGAAGACCCGACCATCGAGAGCCACCGCGACCCGCAGACCCGCGAGTTCATCATCTCCGGGATGGGGCAGGTGCACCTCGAGGTGGTGGTCGAGAAGTTGAAGCGTAAGTTCGGCGTCGACGTCATTCTGAAGACCCCGAAGGTCCCGTACCTCGAGACCATCCGCGGCTCCGCGAAGGTGCAGGGCAAATACAAGAAGCAGTCCGGCGGGCGCGGCCAGTACGGCGACTGCTGGATCGAACTCTCCCCGCTGCCGCGCGGCGAGGGGTACAGATTCGAGGACAAGATCGTGGGCGGCGTCATCCCGCGCCAGTACATCCCGGCGGTCGACAAGGGGATCCAGGAGGCGGCCAAGGAAGGATTCCTGGCCGGCAACCCGGTGGTGGACTTCAAGGTCGCCCTCTACGACGGCTCGTTCCACACCGTCGACTCCTCGGAGATGGCCTTCAAGGTGGCCGGCTCCATGGCCTTCAAGAAGGCTATGGAACAGTGCAAACCGGTCCTGCTGGAGCCGATCGTCAACATGAAGATCACCGTCCCGGACGAGAACATGGGGGACGTGATCGGCGATCTCAACTCCAGGCGCGGCAAGGTAGTCGGGGTCGAACCCAAGGCTAATTCGCAGATCATCAGGAGCGTGGTGCCGATGTCCGAGGTCCTTACCTACTCCAACGATCTGCGCTCCATGACCAGCGACCGCGGCATGTTCACCTCGGAATTCTCCCATTACGAGGAGGTTCCGAGCCACCTGGCCCAGAAGATCATCGCCGAGGCCCAGGATCAGAAGGGCAACAACCACAAAAGTGCATAG
- the rbr gene encoding rubrerythrin, producing MAELKGSKTEKNLQEAFAGESMARNKYTYYAAVAKKEGYEQIAALFLETAENEKEHAKLHFKALAGLGDTITNLKAAAAGEYAEWVDMYPRMAKEAREEGFTAIAAMFDGIAAIEKAHQERYKALLASIEEGTVFKEDAPTSWKCRNCGHIHEGDAAPDICPVCHHPKAHFERLAENY from the coding sequence ATGGCGGAACTGAAAGGAAGCAAGACAGAGAAGAACCTGCAGGAAGCGTTCGCCGGCGAGTCGATGGCGCGCAACAAGTACACCTACTACGCGGCGGTGGCCAAGAAGGAAGGGTACGAGCAGATCGCGGCACTGTTCCTCGAAACGGCAGAGAACGAGAAGGAGCACGCCAAGCTGCACTTCAAGGCCCTCGCCGGGCTCGGCGACACCATTACCAACCTGAAGGCCGCTGCGGCCGGCGAGTATGCGGAGTGGGTCGACATGTACCCGCGTATGGCCAAGGAGGCCCGTGAAGAGGGCTTTACCGCCATCGCGGCCATGTTCGACGGCATCGCGGCTATCGAGAAGGCACACCAGGAGCGTTACAAGGCGCTGCTGGCGTCGATAGAAGAGGGGACCGTCTTCAAGGAAGACGCTCCCACCAGCTGGAAGTGCCGCAATTGCGGGCACATCCACGAGGGTGACGCTGCGCCGGATATCTGCCCGGTTTGTCACCACCCCAAGGCGCACTTCGAGCGCCTCGCCGAAAACTACTAA